One Serpentinicella alkaliphila DNA segment encodes these proteins:
- a CDS encoding glutathione peroxidase → MNFYDFSAKSIFGEEISMKEYEGKVVLVVNTASKCGLTPQFKDLELLYQELKDKGLEILGFPCNQFAKQESGSNEEIYQFCQINYGVTFAMFEKIEVNGKNAHPLYKYLKSKAKSLFSKEIKWNFTKFLIDSKGNVINRYAPTTSPLKIKEDIEKLLSQ, encoded by the coding sequence ATGAACTTTTATGATTTCTCTGCAAAAAGTATTTTTGGTGAAGAAATAAGTATGAAGGAGTACGAAGGTAAAGTAGTGTTAGTTGTAAATACTGCTAGTAAATGTGGGCTAACCCCTCAGTTTAAGGACCTAGAATTACTCTATCAAGAGCTAAAGGATAAGGGATTAGAGATACTAGGATTTCCATGTAATCAATTTGCTAAGCAGGAATCAGGCAGTAATGAAGAAATCTATCAATTCTGTCAAATAAATTATGGAGTTACATTTGCGATGTTTGAAAAAATTGAAGTAAACGGAAAAAATGCTCACCCATTATATAAATACTTAAAAAGCAAAGCAAAATCTTTATTTAGTAAGGAGATCAAATGGAACTTTACAAAATTTCTTATAGATTCTAAAGGAAATGTAATAAATAGATATGCACCTACTACATCACCATTAAAAATTAAAGAAGATATAGAAAAACTTTTGAGTCAATAG
- a CDS encoding MarR family winged helix-turn-helix transcriptional regulator translates to MNKYDKIKLQNQICFPLYALSREVIKKYKPLLDKFNLTYTQYVTMLVIWEEEKIMFKELAKRLHLDSGTLTPVVKKLEAMGLIIKYRNKDDDRNVTIEVTNKGLLLKDEILEVPEKIYCNYKGDEEKLILLKQLLDQLLLNTPNE, encoded by the coding sequence ATGAATAAATACGATAAAATTAAATTACAAAATCAAATATGTTTTCCTTTATATGCTTTGTCAAGAGAAGTAATAAAGAAATATAAACCGTTATTAGATAAATTTAACTTAACATATACCCAGTATGTAACTATGTTAGTAATATGGGAAGAAGAAAAAATTATGTTTAAGGAATTAGCTAAAAGATTACATTTGGATTCCGGCACACTCACTCCTGTTGTAAAAAAGCTTGAGGCCATGGGATTAATTATTAAATATAGAAATAAAGACGATGATAGAAATGTAACTATAGAAGTAACCAATAAGGGCTTACTTCTTAAGGATGAAATATTAGAAGTTCCTGAAAAAATCTATTGTAATTATAAGGGAGACGAAGAAAAACTTATATTATTAAAACAACTTCTAGATCAGCTGTTATTAAATACACCAAATGAATAA